GCCCCTCTGCTCTACGCCGATGCCTCCAAGGCATTTACCGCCCTGCAGCACGGGCGCGTCGACGAGGCCGAACAATCGCTTCGTACCATCCTCGCCGCTACTCCCAACGATGCCTATGCCCATCAACTCCTGTGCCGCGTCTTCTATGCCCAGGAGCAGGCCGAGAAAGCCGTCGCGGAATGCGAAGCCGCCGTCGCCGCCGCGCCTAACGACAGCGTTGATCTGATGTGGCTTGCCCGGGCCTACGGTCAGAAGGCCTCTCATGCCGGGCCCATCGCGGGCTACTCTCTCGGGAAAAAGGTGGGGCAGACCTTCAAACGTGCCGTCGAGGCCGATCCTTCCAACCTCGACGCCGTGAACGACCTCGGCGAGTTCTATACGCAGGCCCCGGGCATCGTCGGAGGCGGCGTCGACAAGGCTCGTCCGCTTGTGGACACGCTCCAGTCTCGCTCGCCGGGGAAGGCCCATCGACTCCTCGCGTACATTGCCGAAAGCTCGGGCGACAGCCCCACCGCCGAGGCAGAGTTTAAGAAGGCCATCGACGCTGGCCATACCACCGACGCCTATATGGATCTCGGCAACTTTTACGAGATGCACCACAAGCCCGACCAGGCTTTCGCCGCCGTCAACGCCGGCCTCGCCGCTGATCGCGAGCACGGGCCTCCCCTGATGGACGCGGCCACGATCCTGATTGCCGCCAAGCGCGGCCAGGATATCGCGGAGCGCGCACTCAGCGACTATCTCTCCTCGCCAAACCAGACCGACGAGGCGCCTGTCTTCAAGGCTCATGTGATCCTCGGCAAGCTCCTCGCAAAGCGTGGTGACAACGCAGGCGCACAGCGCGAGTTTGCCGCGGCCCGCGCCCTCGCTGCGAACTTTTCCGCTGCACGCGACGCATCGAAGGGAGCATAGTAAGAGCAGTGCTCATCTCCCCCCCAGCTTCCTGTCTGCGCCTCCCTCTGCGCGCCCTCGCCATTGCCGGGCCGCTCCTTCTCGCCGCAACGACCGCTCGCGCCCAGATCTCCTTCACCACCGCCATCGACCTCGCCCTGAAGAACAGCCCCAAGGTCCAGATGGCCCAGGCCAACGTCGATAAAGCGAAGGCGGTCCTCTCGCAAAATACGGACGCCTACGTTCCTAACCTCAGCGGCGGCTCGGGCCTGGGCTACTCGTATGGTTTTCCGCTCGGGCAACCGACGCTCTTCAGCTTCTCGTCGCAGTCTCTCGTCTTCAACTACTCTCAGCATGACTACATCCGTGCCGCGCACGCCGGGGTAGAAGCTGCGAGCCACATTCTGCGAGACACACGCCAGGAGGTGGCTGAAGATACCGCCATTACCTATCTTTCGCTCGATCGGACCCAGCGCTCCGAGGCGGCGATGGATGAGGAGTACAGTTACGCCCAGAAGCTCGCTACTATCGTCGAGCAGCGTCTTGAAGCGGGACGCGAACCACGCATGGAACTTGCCAAAGCTCGCAGGACGGCTGCGCAGGTCCGGCTCCAGCGTCTCCTTCTCAACGATGACGAGACAGTCCTCCGCGATCATCTCTCGCGTTTGATCGGGCTTACGGTCGGGCTGGTGAAGACGATCCCCTCAAGCATCCCCGCTTTTCCGCCAATCGCGAGGAT
This genomic window from Granulicella sibirica contains:
- a CDS encoding TolC family protein, yielding MLISPPASCLRLPLRALAIAGPLLLAATTARAQISFTTAIDLALKNSPKVQMAQANVDKAKAVLSQNTDAYVPNLSGGSGLGYSYGFPLGQPTLFSFSSQSLVFNYSQHDYIRAAHAGVEAASHILRDTRQEVAEDTAITYLSLDRTQRSEAAMDEEYSYAQKLATIVEQRLEAGREPRMELAKARRTAAQVRLQRLLLNDDETVLRDHLSRLIGLTVGLVKTIPSSIPAFPPIARIDPSAPDNPAVLAAFSNAHAKREQAFGDSKYAFRPQVYFAANYSRFSTFNNYQQYYNHFQYDAAEIGVQITIPLYDRLRKSKARETMADAIHAEKEALDARNTEREGRIKLANAATELQARLELADIDQDIAQQQLDATLIQLQAAPSDSATPLLTPKDEQNARIQERQRFIDLQDAGFQLRKTEINLLRQTGQLEDWLKTAVQTQSLEAMPAGTLPTITANAPVISGSSE
- a CDS encoding tetratricopeptide repeat protein — its product is MLLGVLLIQAPLLYADASKAFTALQHGRVDEAEQSLRTILAATPNDAYAHQLLCRVFYAQEQAEKAVAECEAAVAAAPNDSVDLMWLARAYGQKASHAGPIAGYSLGKKVGQTFKRAVEADPSNLDAVNDLGEFYTQAPGIVGGGVDKARPLVDTLQSRSPGKAHRLLAYIAESSGDSPTAEAEFKKAIDAGHTTDAYMDLGNFYEMHHKPDQAFAAVNAGLAADREHGPPLMDAATILIAAKRGQDIAERALSDYLSSPNQTDEAPVFKAHVILGKLLAKRGDNAGAQREFAAARALAANFSAARDASKGA